A genomic segment from Desulfurobacterium pacificum encodes:
- a CDS encoding radical SAM protein: MKVAIVDGYVDEPTCLGVPPYISTYVRYVAGALVKGGIPEESISYFAIDDLRKNPEKWKELEDHDVLFLITGITVPGRYLGGKPITRQEIEKIGNLPAYKVVGGPIQFGFALKGGVKAKLLPFENFQLICKGDVELAAYYVAKYLSEEKELPEGTFTERRTAKHADAFAPLGAFIVKQHFYYPYVICEIETYRGCERKHHCSYCTESFYGHPDFRNPEKIVEEIKALLDSGVKYFRIGRQPNILGYLSIPSDKEFPKPNPEAVCRLFKTVRELGEIKTLHIDNVNAGMIEHFPEESRKILTCIATYDTEGDIAPFGLETADEEVIKRNYLKVNPEGIKKAIRVVNEVGAFKEREDGIYKLLPGINFLVGLPGETKKTFEKNKDFLKSIVDEGLLLRRINIRQVIVFEGTPIAEMVKRTKTKYRKEFEKFKEWVREEIDLPMMKKVFPIGTVIKDVLLEAHDGDHTLGRQIGTYPILVRIPEKLELFKTVNVVVVGHRERSVIGIPVPINVNTISHKLLSYIPGISKKLASEIILKRPFKDNVELLSLFPQLEKFSKYIKT, from the coding sequence TTGAAAGTAGCAATAGTTGACGGATACGTTGACGAACCTACCTGCCTGGGCGTTCCGCCTTACATATCAACCTACGTCCGATACGTTGCGGGAGCGCTGGTAAAGGGCGGAATTCCAGAAGAATCCATCAGCTACTTCGCAATAGATGATTTAAGGAAAAATCCAGAAAAGTGGAAAGAATTAGAAGACCATGACGTTCTTTTCTTAATAACAGGCATAACCGTTCCAGGAAGGTATTTAGGCGGAAAACCGATAACGAGGCAGGAAATTGAAAAAATCGGCAACTTACCTGCCTATAAAGTTGTAGGGGGACCGATTCAATTTGGCTTTGCCCTGAAAGGAGGGGTAAAAGCTAAGCTTCTGCCGTTTGAAAACTTTCAGCTAATATGCAAAGGGGACGTTGAGCTTGCAGCTTACTACGTTGCTAAGTATCTATCAGAAGAAAAAGAGCTGCCAGAAGGAACGTTCACCGAAAGAAGAACAGCAAAGCACGCAGACGCTTTCGCACCTTTAGGAGCTTTCATAGTAAAACAGCATTTTTACTACCCTTACGTTATTTGCGAAATTGAAACTTACAGAGGTTGCGAAAGAAAGCACCACTGCTCCTACTGCACAGAAAGCTTTTACGGTCATCCGGATTTTAGGAACCCCGAAAAAATCGTTGAAGAGATAAAAGCGCTGCTAGACAGCGGAGTTAAATACTTTAGAATCGGCAGACAACCAAACATTTTAGGCTACCTATCAATACCTTCAGACAAAGAATTTCCCAAACCTAATCCAGAAGCAGTTTGCAGGCTGTTTAAAACTGTTAGAGAGTTAGGGGAAATAAAAACCCTTCACATAGACAACGTAAACGCCGGAATGATTGAACACTTTCCTGAAGAGTCAAGAAAAATCCTCACCTGCATCGCCACATACGACACAGAAGGAGACATAGCACCCTTTGGTCTTGAAACTGCCGATGAAGAGGTAATTAAACGAAATTACTTGAAAGTTAACCCCGAAGGCATAAAAAAAGCAATAAGAGTCGTTAACGAAGTCGGCGCCTTTAAAGAAAGGGAAGATGGAATTTACAAACTGCTTCCCGGAATAAACTTTTTAGTAGGACTGCCCGGCGAAACCAAAAAAACATTTGAAAAAAACAAAGACTTTTTAAAGTCCATAGTTGATGAAGGACTTCTTTTAAGAAGAATAAACATAAGGCAGGTCATAGTCTTTGAAGGAACGCCAATAGCAGAAATGGTAAAAAGAACAAAAACAAAATACAGGAAAGAATTTGAAAAGTTTAAAGAATGGGTTAGAGAAGAAATAGACCTTCCTATGATGAAAAAAGTCTTCCCCATCGGAACGGTAATAAAAGACGTTCTACTAGAAGCCCACGATGGCGACCATACTTTAGGAAGACAGATAGGCACCTACCCGATACTGGTAAGAATTCCAGAAAAGTTAGAGCTGTTTAAAACCGTAAATGTAGTTGTAGTAGGACACAGAGAGCGCTCTGTAATCGGCATTCCCGTTCCGATAAACGTAAATACAATCTCTCACAAACTACTTTCCTACATTCCGGGAATTTCAAAAAAGTTAGCTTCAGAAATAATCCTGAAAAGACCTTTCAAAGACAACGTTGAACTGCTTTCACTCTTTCCGCAGTTAGAGAAATTTTCTAAATACATAAAAACGTAA
- the cas10 gene encoding type III-A CRISPR-associated protein Cas10/Csm1, with the protein MSEDLEIITLAALLHDLGKVKQRMEKRGAHYEHSANLVKSKSFSTFLKEAFGLGNEEINKIADLVRRHHENISSVRKRKDYDLMLLKKADGLSSGLDREYFEDYEEKAGNISDPIISVFSEISYETKVLTPEELNSLLRYEVKALSPESAYPKSKEEVEVEADDYKEIWGKFIEECKKIPPLQNSSFSQNLDALKSLITKYFWSVPSYTYHHRKLPIPDVPLTDHLSTTAAIATALKIYHEEIGYENVFEQTEEEKFILLSCDFSGIQSFIFQEIKDTKKFGAKLLRARSLGVSLAIENVINEIISAFKGNSSLVLFNAGGKAWLLLPNLSNSDELLKNLKEKISRKLLKNFYGEIKLKFAYIKLKEQELQKENYQEKIKELFKEEQKQRFKLLDKWIFSKNTAAQKQFLENFSDEESLCPICKLRKREKDYGEEEKVCSVCYMFLKIGEKIPKLSTKTNDEKEEKKIICFKKSENLWPMFELYNEKDKEKANACYCYSFSYNNFNGFPVKPMANHIPLINKKELEKEDWKLQAIKNLCFSSEKDFNKQVKDGNPKTFCHIGIDSLYTEGDTIYGRPYLGVLKADVDALGYIFSNGFCKIKDIKKGEKKEFSLYSLSRIVYLSRMIDYFFSQILPEKILKEEKFKNIYSVFAGGDDLFLIGDWYSITLLAQKIKEEFGKFTGGGIQTEGPSLTISIGIHFFDHHTPVYQIAELGESALKKAKETVITNKKGGKEIIRRGNSIVILNQSIRGHKKESLKKLLEIAEVLELLLKEDVLTTSTLYKIMDISWMANRAIENPRNLLWRPLVYYLITRNAKLQKEKEEQFKEVLNLNWEDEKEFKENLAKRFIKWIEKYSENLSEEEKKEKDNLFYIPLVIALYRRRRYGKAKLPAT; encoded by the coding sequence ATGTCAGAGGATTTAGAAATAATAACTTTGGCAGCTCTGTTACACGACCTTGGCAAAGTAAAACAAAGAATGGAAAAACGTGGAGCTCATTACGAACATTCGGCTAACCTTGTCAAAAGTAAATCTTTTTCCACCTTCCTAAAAGAAGCTTTTGGTTTGGGAAATGAAGAAATCAATAAAATTGCTGATTTAGTAAGAAGACACCACGAAAACATCTCTTCCGTCAGGAAAAGAAAAGATTACGACTTGATGCTTCTCAAAAAAGCAGACGGTCTTAGCTCTGGACTTGATAGAGAATACTTTGAAGATTACGAAGAGAAAGCCGGAAACATTTCAGACCCTATAATCTCCGTGTTTTCAGAAATCAGCTATGAAACTAAAGTTTTAACTCCAGAAGAGTTAAATTCTCTACTTAGATATGAAGTTAAAGCTTTATCTCCAGAGTCAGCATATCCAAAATCCAAAGAAGAAGTTGAAGTAGAAGCTGACGACTATAAAGAAATCTGGGGAAAGTTTATTGAAGAGTGTAAAAAAATCCCCCCCTTACAAAACTCCTCCTTCAGCCAAAACCTTGACGCCTTAAAGAGCTTAATAACTAAATACTTTTGGTCTGTACCCTCATACACTTACCACCATAGAAAACTACCTATCCCTGACGTTCCACTAACTGACCACCTATCTACAACTGCAGCAATAGCCACTGCTTTAAAAATCTATCACGAAGAAATAGGATATGAAAACGTATTTGAACAAACAGAAGAAGAAAAATTCATACTGTTAAGCTGCGACTTCTCAGGTATCCAATCTTTCATATTTCAGGAAATAAAAGACACCAAAAAGTTTGGGGCGAAACTGTTAAGAGCAAGGTCTCTTGGAGTTTCTCTTGCAATTGAAAATGTAATAAACGAAATCATTTCTGCATTCAAAGGAAATAGTTCGTTAGTCCTTTTTAACGCTGGCGGTAAAGCTTGGCTTTTACTCCCCAACTTGAGCAATTCTGACGAGTTACTGAAAAACCTAAAAGAAAAGATAAGCAGGAAACTCCTGAAAAACTTCTACGGTGAAATAAAGCTAAAGTTTGCCTACATAAAGCTAAAAGAGCAGGAACTACAAAAAGAGAACTATCAAGAAAAGATAAAAGAGCTTTTCAAGGAAGAACAAAAACAAAGGTTTAAGCTGCTTGACAAGTGGATTTTTTCCAAAAATACCGCAGCGCAAAAACAGTTTTTAGAAAATTTCTCCGATGAAGAATCGTTGTGCCCCATATGCAAACTTAGAAAAAGAGAAAAAGACTACGGAGAGGAAGAAAAAGTTTGCTCAGTTTGCTATATGTTTTTAAAAATCGGCGAAAAAATCCCCAAACTTTCCACCAAAACCAATGATGAAAAAGAAGAAAAGAAAATCATTTGCTTTAAGAAGTCCGAAAACCTGTGGCCCATGTTTGAACTTTATAATGAGAAGGACAAAGAAAAGGCAAATGCCTGCTACTGCTACTCCTTTTCCTACAACAACTTTAATGGTTTTCCCGTTAAACCTATGGCAAACCATATCCCTCTGATAAATAAAAAAGAATTGGAAAAAGAAGATTGGAAACTCCAAGCAATTAAAAACCTATGTTTTAGCAGCGAAAAGGATTTTAATAAGCAAGTAAAAGATGGAAATCCAAAAACTTTCTGTCATATTGGAATTGATTCTCTTTACACAGAAGGAGATACTATTTACGGAAGACCTTACCTCGGCGTTCTCAAAGCTGATGTTGATGCTTTAGGATATATATTTTCAAACGGATTCTGCAAGATAAAGGACATTAAAAAAGGCGAAAAGAAAGAATTCTCTCTTTATTCTCTATCCCGAATAGTTTACTTAAGCAGAATGATTGACTATTTCTTTTCTCAAATATTACCCGAAAAAATCCTTAAAGAGGAAAAATTCAAAAACATTTACAGTGTCTTTGCCGGTGGAGATGACCTGTTTTTAATAGGAGATTGGTATTCCATCACATTGCTTGCCCAAAAAATCAAAGAGGAATTTGGAAAATTCACAGGAGGCGGTATTCAAACGGAAGGACCTTCTCTTACAATCTCCATTGGAATTCACTTTTTTGACCATCACACTCCTGTATATCAGATAGCCGAACTGGGCGAGTCAGCGCTAAAAAAAGCAAAAGAAACTGTGATAACAAATAAAAAAGGCGGAAAAGAAATCATCAGGCGAGGCAACAGTATAGTCATTCTAAACCAATCTATCAGAGGACATAAAAAAGAAAGCCTTAAAAAACTGTTAGAAATAGCAGAAGTTCTTGAACTTTTATTGAAAGAGGATGTTCTAACTACTTCTACTCTTTACAAAATTATGGACATTTCCTGGATGGCTAACAGAGCCATTGAAAATCCCCGTAACCTCCTCTGGAGACCTCTTGTTTACTACTTAATAACAAGAAACGCCAAACTACAAAAAGAGAAAGAAGAACAATTTAAAGAAGTATTAAACCTAAACTGGGAAGATGAAAAGGAGTTCAAAGAAAACCTCGCCAAGCGTTTTATTAAATGGATAGAAAAATACTCAGAAAACCTATCAGAAGAAGAAAAAAAGGAAAAGGATAACCTCTTTTACATACCACTTGTAATCGCCCTTTACAGGAGGAGACGCTATGGGAAAGCAAAGTTACCAGCAACATAA
- the csm2 gene encoding type III-A CRISPR-associated protein Csm2 yields the protein MGKQSYQQHKQNRNSNYNEEIKRKVASLVKDFLNGSYQTKAEIIRKKLQEEIVEAMKNEGKNKPSKHQIRRYYHYLLEVAEESSKSAAMKIALVKAYINYDANRNQIKSRYFKAFIEEIVDNILSEKDSEKILNKLKDSLVLFEALVGYTADF from the coding sequence ATGGGAAAGCAAAGTTACCAGCAACATAAACAGAATAGAAATTCAAATTACAACGAAGAAATAAAGCGTAAAGTCGCATCTTTAGTAAAAGATTTTCTGAATGGCTCTTACCAAACCAAAGCGGAGATAATAAGAAAAAAACTTCAAGAAGAAATCGTTGAAGCTATGAAAAACGAAGGGAAAAATAAACCGTCAAAACATCAAATAAGACGTTATTACCACTATTTACTTGAAGTAGCAGAAGAATCTTCAAAATCTGCAGCAATGAAAATAGCTTTAGTAAAGGCTTATATAAACTACGATGCAAATAGGAATCAGATAAAAAGCCGATATTTCAAAGCTTTCATAGAAGAAATAGTTGACAACATCCTTTCTGAAAAAGATTCTGAAAAAATACTTAACAAACTTAAAGATTCTCTTGTTCTCTTTGAGGCACTCGTTGGATATACTGCTGATTTTTAA
- the csm3 gene encoding type III-A CRISPR-associated RAMP protein Csm3 — MKKLKKILLINGKIKLLTGLHIGSGDSQIQIGGIDNPVVKDPISQEPYIPGSSLKGKMRHLLELYYGFFSPDGSPSSAKILNDNDENGLNILKLFGISGADTNEEEVKEKIKEKNITPTRLSFYDLKLFNAEKLRKVSPLMTEDKAEVRINRITGTGEHPRHTERVPAGAEFEFKLALKVFEDDNEEAFSKLLGEGLKLIEADSLGGSGSRGYGKVKFHIEEVTSVIGEKESDIWKSFKEQFKEATDGNH; from the coding sequence ATGAAAAAACTAAAGAAAATCCTCTTAATTAACGGCAAGATTAAACTTCTTACAGGTCTTCACATAGGCTCAGGAGATAGTCAGATTCAAATAGGAGGTATAGACAATCCTGTAGTTAAAGACCCTATTTCACAAGAACCTTACATTCCCGGTTCTTCCCTAAAAGGAAAGATGAGACACCTTTTAGAACTCTATTACGGATTTTTTAGTCCTGATGGTAGTCCTTCAAGTGCAAAAATTCTCAATGACAACGATGAAAACGGTCTTAACATATTAAAGTTGTTCGGTATTTCCGGTGCAGATACCAACGAAGAGGAAGTAAAAGAAAAGATAAAAGAAAAAAACATTACACCTACAAGGTTATCGTTCTACGACTTAAAGTTATTTAACGCTGAAAAACTTAGAAAAGTAAGTCCGCTTATGACTGAAGATAAAGCAGAAGTGAGAATAAATAGAATAACTGGAACCGGAGAACACCCAAGACATACAGAAAGAGTTCCTGCCGGCGCAGAATTTGAGTTTAAACTTGCACTTAAAGTTTTTGAAGACGATAACGAAGAAGCTTTTAGCAAACTTTTAGGAGAAGGTTTAAAACTAATTGAAGCCGATTCACTTGGTGGCAGCGGTTCACGAGGTTATGGAAAAGTTAAATTCCACATAGAAGAGGTAACTTCAGTTATTGGAGAGAAGGAAAGTGATATCTGGAAAAGCTTCAAGGAACAATTCAAAGAGGCAACAGATGGAAACCATTAA
- the csm4 gene encoding type III-A CRISPR-associated RAMP protein Csm4, translated as METIKITLEPETSFITPLQSDTLFGQFCWLYFYLYGKEKLEALLEDFDENPFIVFSDGLPEGFLPMPQMVYSKESEDVIIYKKFKQFKKFKFVEKNLLLSAKTPDSLFKKFLSLPDKQSIENYFLVSPWKKQSFFRVSIDRLTGTAKKGLLFENQEFFAGYIDKEKEKRFKVEIHARFNPDRIKFEQIKKIFEAIGVVGFGAKRTWGKGKFKIVSIKKEEFKEPENSKTFISLSTGLPKEEEIEDFYAEFFTKYPKHPNDINSKSVFKAPIVLTKAGSIFKASEKKKIYGMSFNISKKPEFSSFIHSAKILPLFLEFEPW; from the coding sequence ATGGAAACCATTAAAATTACGTTAGAGCCGGAAACGTCTTTCATAACCCCACTGCAAAGCGATACGCTATTTGGTCAATTCTGCTGGTTGTACTTTTACCTTTACGGAAAAGAAAAATTGGAAGCGCTTTTGGAAGATTTTGATGAAAATCCGTTTATAGTTTTTTCTGATGGTTTACCGGAAGGTTTTTTACCAATGCCCCAAATGGTATACTCTAAAGAAAGCGAAGACGTTATAATTTACAAGAAATTCAAACAATTTAAGAAATTTAAATTTGTTGAGAAAAACCTGCTTTTAAGCGCCAAAACTCCTGATTCTCTGTTTAAAAAGTTTCTCTCCCTGCCCGATAAACAATCCATCGAAAACTATTTCCTCGTTTCCCCCTGGAAAAAGCAATCCTTTTTCAGAGTTTCCATTGATAGGCTTACTGGAACGGCAAAGAAAGGTCTTTTATTTGAAAATCAAGAATTTTTTGCTGGATACATAGATAAAGAGAAGGAAAAGCGCTTTAAAGTGGAAATTCATGCAAGGTTTAACCCTGATAGAATAAAGTTTGAGCAGATTAAAAAAATCTTTGAAGCAATCGGTGTAGTGGGATTCGGAGCAAAAAGAACCTGGGGAAAAGGAAAGTTTAAGATTGTTAGCATTAAAAAGGAAGAATTCAAAGAACCTGAAAACAGTAAAACGTTTATTTCTCTTTCAACAGGACTTCCAAAAGAGGAAGAAATAGAAGACTTTTACGCAGAGTTTTTTACGAAATATCCAAAGCACCCTAACGATATCAACAGCAAGTCTGTTTTTAAAGCTCCAATCGTTTTAACAAAAGCAGGCTCTATTTTTAAAGCCTCAGAGAAAAAGAAAATATATGGAATGAGTTTCAACATTTCTAAAAAGCCAGAGTTTAGCAGCTTTATACATAGTGCGAAAATCCTACCACTCTTTTTGGAGTTTGAACCATGGTAA
- the csm5 gene encoding type III-A CRISPR-associated RAMP protein Csm5 — MVKLKPVEYEVTITVKSPLAITTGESYYLTDYALKDGCLFVLDSNAFAEYLSRKGKLYTFINLLTSNVQNLEKVRTFIDETFDLGFESLKSNSLKIECDPKAWENLITGERKREIRKIFRNQFDAEKKPYIPGSTIKGAIRNALETKLLLNALKEIDKETLPFLFEELNKFLRERKKSEEILNRLEDMCVTIRELLQAEAKVECIKKTAEKSKKEIDDKKIIKIFDSLVERALQKDFRQKITEIFKKHSKKPPPTAKDLMRFIKVSDFQMEKGEVRIGHPENSKMGDDVKIFTEYVAPGAKFKGSITIYKGAENLFESLELNLTIELIVEALKTFASKTYSLERNKKLIPQNWKLKVPPDYKNSPNKSLLKLGFHAGALSKTVGEEHLRAILIRKKGRKVKYENYPSSTWLLNGKPMGWCLLEVRKRENAN, encoded by the coding sequence ATGGTAAAGCTAAAACCCGTTGAATATGAAGTTACCATAACTGTAAAATCCCCCTTAGCTATCACAACAGGAGAAAGTTACTACCTGACAGATTACGCTTTAAAAGATGGTTGCTTATTTGTATTAGATTCCAACGCTTTTGCTGAATATTTATCACGAAAAGGAAAACTTTACACCTTCATTAATTTACTTACCTCAAACGTTCAAAACCTTGAAAAGGTAAGAACTTTTATTGATGAAACCTTTGACTTAGGTTTTGAAAGTTTAAAAAGTAACTCCCTTAAAATAGAATGCGACCCTAAAGCCTGGGAAAATCTAATAACAGGAGAAAGAAAAAGAGAAATTAGGAAAATTTTTAGGAACCAGTTTGACGCTGAAAAGAAACCTTACATTCCTGGTTCTACCATAAAAGGAGCCATAAGAAATGCTCTTGAAACTAAACTCTTACTTAACGCTTTAAAAGAAATAGACAAGGAAACTCTTCCATTCCTTTTTGAAGAACTCAATAAATTTCTAAGGGAAAGAAAAAAGTCGGAAGAGATTTTAAACCGATTGGAAGATATGTGTGTTACTATCAGAGAGCTTCTACAAGCCGAAGCTAAAGTTGAATGTATAAAAAAAACTGCCGAAAAATCAAAGAAAGAAATAGATGATAAAAAAATCATAAAGATTTTTGATTCATTGGTAGAAAGGGCGTTGCAAAAGGATTTCAGACAGAAAATAACAGAAATTTTTAAAAAGCATTCAAAAAAACCACCCCCAACAGCAAAAGATTTAATGCGTTTTATAAAAGTGTCTGATTTTCAAATGGAGAAAGGAGAAGTTAGAATAGGGCATCCTGAAAACTCTAAAATGGGCGACGATGTCAAGATATTCACTGAATATGTAGCTCCAGGTGCAAAATTCAAAGGTAGTATAACCATATATAAAGGCGCAGAAAATCTGTTTGAATCTTTAGAGCTGAATTTGACTATAGAATTAATAGTTGAAGCTCTTAAAACTTTTGCTTCAAAAACCTATTCTTTAGAAAGAAATAAAAAACTCATACCTCAAAACTGGAAACTCAAAGTCCCTCCAGACTACAAAAACTCTCCTAACAAGAGCCTTTTAAAGTTAGGTTTCCACGCTGGAGCTTTATCAAAAACTGTGGGAGAAGAACATTTAAGAGCAATTCTTATTCGCAAAAAAGGACGAAAAGTAAAATATGAGAATTACCCATCATCTACCTGGCTTTTGAACGGAAAACCCATGGGCTGGTGCTTATTAGAGGTGAGGAAAAGAGAAAATGCCAATTAA
- the cas6 gene encoding CRISPR system precrRNA processing endoribonuclease RAMP protein Cas6 — translation MPIKLLLKFQADKKIPTSSLKPKTIHGIFFSLFPENVGEIFHTPSVKPFSLFYPVYFKSPSKNQLSFTVEMNVLNNELFPEISQVLFRKTFSEKAPVANVDGVEIELTTVKAKDVTTFESLMAKAKPLKELIFDFVTPTTFKKGRYDYVLPEPYLVFKSLLNRWNAFSPIKISGKELLPFVKENVLISGCWIKTKKTELMNGAKITGFSGRVFFYAAKFDEEKLKILNALSRFAEFAGVGRKTTMGFGKVKLAQKREGDEQDV, via the coding sequence ATGCCAATTAAGCTTTTGCTGAAGTTTCAAGCTGACAAGAAAATCCCCACATCAAGTTTAAAGCCCAAAACAATTCATGGAATATTTTTCTCCTTGTTTCCCGAAAACGTCGGAGAAATTTTCCACACTCCTTCAGTTAAACCATTTTCTCTTTTTTACCCCGTTTACTTCAAATCACCAAGCAAAAATCAACTCTCTTTTACGGTAGAAATGAACGTCCTCAATAACGAACTGTTTCCTGAAATTTCACAAGTACTGTTTAGAAAAACTTTTTCAGAGAAAGCACCAGTCGCAAATGTTGATGGAGTGGAAATTGAGTTAACTACTGTGAAAGCCAAAGATGTTACAACTTTTGAATCTTTAATGGCAAAAGCCAAACCTTTAAAAGAATTGATATTTGACTTCGTGACACCTACAACCTTTAAGAAAGGACGTTACGATTACGTTTTACCAGAACCTTACCTCGTGTTTAAAAGCCTACTAAACAGATGGAACGCTTTTTCTCCGATTAAAATTTCTGGTAAAGAGTTACTTCCATTCGTTAAAGAAAATGTTTTAATTTCTGGCTGCTGGATAAAAACCAAAAAGACAGAACTGATGAATGGAGCAAAAATAACAGGTTTTAGCGGAAGAGTTTTCTTTTATGCAGCAAAATTTGATGAAGAAAAGTTAAAAATACTCAACGCCCTTTCGCGCTTTGCCGAATTTGCCGGCGTCGGGAGAAAAACAACAATGGGATTCGGAAAAGTGAAACTGGCACAGAAAAGAGAAGGAGATGAACAGGACGTTTAA
- a CDS encoding Card1-like endonuclease domain-containing protein: MNRTFKVMVSPVSTQVFPVVVTALTIRPERVVLLTTPKVEIFTKLIKRALLFAGIEVEERNINPYSFNSIKEKTKDLQNPFLLLNCGTKFTAIALFRLFGEENAYYYTPEGKIIDFNSNLLEKVSQKLVDVELHSQMYGFEIVEERQDHEKIRMREKLTRYIASKPSLLPVLTKLYLKGSARILPNEFAGLAKKFEVVVYRGGKYVVLDREYIGGKWLEEFTFLELLKKNFYDVRIGVKVEWYEKGVINEIDVMATKHNQLHIFSCKTGKNVKEIAKHLYELEELTERIGGDFGKSFLVITENIYVKSPPRREDFPNAPSVPYKVAPSTWNEYYKTEEGQRFKKLFRIYNSFKYLHKRASLLGIEILTPEILKRNLGGRSGA; this comes from the coding sequence ATGAACAGGACGTTTAAGGTAATGGTTTCGCCTGTCTCCACGCAAGTGTTTCCCGTTGTTGTAACAGCGCTAACGATAAGACCTGAAAGGGTTGTTCTACTCACAACTCCAAAAGTAGAAATTTTCACCAAGTTAATCAAAAGGGCGTTACTTTTTGCTGGAATAGAAGTTGAAGAGAGAAATATCAATCCTTATTCTTTTAACTCCATTAAAGAAAAAACGAAAGATTTACAAAATCCTTTTTTACTTCTTAACTGCGGGACAAAATTTACAGCGATTGCTCTTTTCAGATTATTCGGCGAAGAAAACGCTTATTACTACACTCCAGAGGGAAAGATAATTGATTTCAACAGTAACCTTTTGGAGAAAGTCTCTCAAAAACTTGTAGATGTTGAACTTCACTCTCAAATGTACGGTTTTGAAATCGTTGAAGAGAGGCAGGACCACGAAAAAATAAGAATGAGAGAAAAACTAACACGATACATCGCCTCTAAACCATCTTTATTGCCTGTTCTTACAAAACTTTACCTAAAAGGTTCTGCACGGATTTTACCCAACGAGTTTGCTGGTTTAGCAAAAAAGTTTGAAGTTGTTGTTTATAGGGGCGGAAAATACGTCGTTCTTGATAGAGAATACATCGGTGGAAAGTGGCTTGAAGAGTTTACGTTCTTAGAACTTCTGAAAAAGAACTTTTATGACGTGAGAATAGGAGTAAAGGTTGAATGGTACGAAAAAGGGGTAATTAACGAAATAGACGTTATGGCAACAAAGCATAATCAACTTCATATCTTTTCCTGCAAAACTGGAAAAAACGTAAAAGAAATAGCTAAACACCTTTACGAACTTGAAGAACTAACAGAAAGGATTGGGGGAGATTTTGGGAAAAGCTTTCTCGTGATAACGGAAAACATTTACGTGAAATCACCCCCACGGAGAGAAGACTTTCCAAACGCCCCTTCTGTTCCTTATAAGGTTGCTCCCTCTACCTGGAATGAGTATTACAAAACGGAAGAAGGCCAGAGATTCAAAAAACTATTTCGGATATACAATTCGTTTAAGTACCTTCACAAAAGAGCAAGTTTGCTTGGCATAGAAATACTAACTCCCGAGATACTTAAGAGAAATTTAGGAGGAAGAAGTGGCGCTTAA
- the crn3 gene encoding CRISPR-associated ring nuclease Crn3/Csx3, protein MIRFSKKEILNGEAVLVEFEIEDGVTTPKEAFSVELPPVPYGKGVILSGRGPIWFYGRLIHHFHPAKWVAVFDPRIGAVVVQSHTKEIREGDVIEFMEK, encoded by the coding sequence ATGATTAGGTTTTCCAAAAAAGAAATTCTCAACGGAGAAGCAGTTTTAGTAGAGTTTGAAATTGAAGACGGAGTAACCACTCCAAAAGAAGCCTTTAGCGTTGAACTTCCTCCTGTTCCATATGGAAAAGGAGTAATTTTAAGCGGCAGAGGTCCTATTTGGTTCTACGGCAGGCTTATCCATCACTTTCATCCTGCTAAATGGGTTGCTGTTTTTGACCCAAGAATTGGAGCTGTTGTGGTTCAGTCACATACAAAAGAGATAAGGGAGGGGGACGTAATAGAATTTATGGAGAAATAA